Genomic segment of Saccopteryx bilineata isolate mSacBil1 chromosome 9, mSacBil1_pri_phased_curated, whole genome shotgun sequence:
TGGATGGAAGGCAGACAGGGATGTCACACCCTGGTGCTCCAGAGGCCAGGACTTGAGGCAGATTCCCACCCTGCGCTCTGAAGGTCGGGCTGGGACCAGCGGATGTGAGGAACCAGGGTCAGTTTAACTGTTATCTGAGGGACAGAGCTGTCCCTGCAAGATGAGGCGGCCAGGAgagatgcaaaggccctgggttTGGGGTGGTGGGGATGCCAGGCCTCCCTGGGAGGTGGCTGCAGAGAGAAGCACTAGAGAGGTAGGATCCCGGGTCTGGAACACTGCTGGGAACAGCACACCTGGGCAGAGGCCCTGCCATACCTGATCCTGTGCGCACCCGTGCTGCTCCACGCGTACGTATATAAATACTTATGTGCCCAGCAGCACAGGGTCTCCAGGTCCACAGCCAAAACGGGGCTCAACAGGTCAACCCTCAGCCCGTAGACTGTGCCGGCGTGTGACACACATGGGAGGAGACACATGGGCAGGAGCTTGTGATCCTCCCCTGGCGCAGTGTCCACGGGCCCCAGGCCACCAGTGCCCCAGGGGCCAGGAGGTACATGGGCCTGACTGCACATACGTGCTTGGACACCCGTGTAGGTACAGGCCTGGTCATGCAAACATGCCCAGACACATGCATGAGTACTGGTGGCCACACGACCTTGGGCATCTGCATTTtttcctacatattttatttctttaatttattgatttgaggggggagaagggaaagaaaaaaaaacattgatttgttgttccacttttttttgttgtttttttagagaagcattcatgtgttgttccacttgggTGTGCATTCATCAGTcacttcctgtacgtgccctgaccaggaatcaaacccacaaccttggtgtttcaggatgatgctctaaccgactgaactaactggccagggcttattccacttacttatgcattcattggttgattcttgtatgtgtcctgactggggatgaaacctgcaaccctggttaTCGAAACGATGTTCTAATGACCAAGCTACCCAGTAGGTCCTGTTACATGTTTGAATGTGTGCACAGTCGCACTTATTTGTTCTTGTCCTCCTACTAGCATGATCACACACGTGCCTGGACACACAACTGCTCAGGCACCCTCACCCCACACACAGCCCCTGGCCTTGCACACAGGACCACTCTGTCTTCTGTGCAGGAGGCGAGTACTTCAGCGACGAGCAGATGCGGTTCCGGGCCCCGCTGCTGTATGAGCAGTACATCGGGCAGTACCTAAGCCAGGAGGAGCTGAGTGCTCGCATTCCAGCCCACAAGCCACCCACGCCTGGCTCCCCCAGCACGCCCACTTGCCCGCTTTCCGACCTGCTGCTTCAGTCCTACCAGGAACGGGAGCTGCAGCAATGGCTGCTTcagcagcaggaagaggaggaggaagaggaggatagTGACAAGGAAGGTGAGGGCCAACAGCAGAGAGGCTTCAGTATCCAGACTCCATAGTCCTAGgcctgactgtctccccattccATGACACCAGGCTGGGCCCACCGGCAAGAGCAGACATCgagcccctcccctgcctgccctgaatgcccagtgtgccctggccctTCCTAGCTCCTCCCGCATCTCTGCCCCCACTCCTCAAAAGCACCAAGCGATCCCTTACCTCTAGGCCTTTGCTCGTGTTGGTCGCTCTGCCAGGAATGCCTTCCCTTTACCACCCTTTAATCCAGTCCTGACCTTGCTCTGCAGCCCCAGAGCACTGGATTCTCATGTGTTTGGTGTGTGCTTTGGGAGGGCAGGGGTTGGAGCCTTTGTGGTCACGGCTGTGGTCCAGTGCCACCCAGCACAAAGGAAGCAGCTCTCTCTGGACTGTCTTCAGCGCCTACTTGAGTGTGTCCTCACACATCCCCATGTGGGGGTCTCCCCCTACAGTCCAGAGTCCCGGCAAAGACTCGGAGGCCTGGGTTCCCGACTCAGAAGAGAGGCTGATCCTGCGGGAAGAGTTCACCAGCCGGATGCACCAGCGCTTCCTGGACGGCAAGGATGGGGACTTTGACTACAGGTGCTCTCGTGACCctatctccccttcccccaacccagAGCCCTACCAGCCTTGTCCACAGGCCAGATCCCAGGCACCTTCATGGAGGGCCTCCTTTCATCGTGCTAGACGGCCCAGAACAGATCCAGGTTATGGGCCCTGGGGTCAGACAGCCTCAGAGTTTCAGATCAACTAAAGATCAGTTGGTGACCTTGGACTAGCTTTGTCCATCTGAGCCTCAGTCCTCTCCGCAAATGTAGGGAGGCAATCAGCAGCACTGACATTGAGCTCTGTGCTGATGAAACATTGAAGCATTTCCCCTCTGGCAAGTGGGGTGGCCTGGCAGGATGCCGGTACCCCCAGGCCTCCCAAGTGTCCCCAGGACCCCAAGCCTCCTCATAATACAGGAAGTAACCCCTAGCCGAGCTGATgtatggcagggagtgcctgagGTGGGTGACCCCACAGTGCTGGCAGGTAATTTCTCCATTATAATCCCAGGGGTGAGACACATGGGCCACCTGCTTTGAGAAGGATTTTTGCCatcagagagaaggacacagGAGAGTAAAGTATCAAAATCAAATATAAGCAATTTTGTCAGCTGAGCAGGTCTTGCCTTGTGGTCCTGAACACCAGTGTGGCAGCACAGGGCCTCAGTGAGGGCACCACTGCCATCATAATACCCACGAGGATCCCAGGCCTGGCATGAGGAATGGGGAATGGTGGGACTGACGCCTGTCCCATCTCCAGTGGGCACTGCTACCCAGCAATGCCCAACAGTCCCTCATTGGCCTTCAGCTACCTCGTTCTGAGTGCCTGCTGTGTCCAGACCCGGGGGTAAGGCAGGGAACAAAACCAGTAAGAGGATTCCCTGCCCTGAAGAGGGTCCCGCTGCAGTGAGAAAGCAAGCGTTTAGTGGTGATGGGCCAGGAAGAAAATGAAGGGGGCTGAGGAGGTGGGGGGGACGACGAGGTGGCAGGGAAGGCTCTGAGCAGCCATGCGGGAAGGGAGGGTGGACAGCGGATATCTGGGGGAGTGTTCCTGTCGGGAAACAGCAAGGCTGCGGGAATGGCAGGAGGGGCGGCTGGATCGGACAGGGTTTCCTCCATGGGAGTGAGCTTGATCGGAGCTGCAGGAGCGTTTAGAGTGGAGCCAGGCTTCTCCTCAGTTTAGGATCACTTGTCACCTTTGGGCAGCTTCTGGGCCTCAGCACTATTGATCTTCGGGCTGCATAATTCTTtagagggagtgggggggctaTCCTGTGTGCCCAGGACATGGAggagcatccctggcctccacccactaggTGCCAGTAGCAGCCTTCCAGTTGTGACAACAAATGTCTCCATTAATCACTGAGTGTCCCCTGGGTATAGAAAGCCTTCccggttgagaaccactgctttgggAATGTGGGCCCCACTGTCGCCACATCATACTTTCTAGCTTTTCAAGAGAAACCAGAGTTTTTATATAAAACCTCTGATTTGGAAAATGTTGCCTTTTGTTTGAAGCCCTAAGGGTTAGCTGGGGCATAGAGCTGCCAGCATACGGCCTTTGACCTCAGGGAGCCCCAGCCATGTCCCCAGCTCCTCCAGAGGATGAGGAGCAGAGGTGGGGCCTGGGGCCCAGGCTGAGGCAACACCTGACGGCCTCCTCCCTCTGCAGCACCGTGGACGATAACCCCGACTTCGACAACCTGGACATTGTGGCCCAGGACGAGGAGGAGAGGTACTTCGACGAGGAGGAGCCTGAGGATGCGCCTAGCCCGGAGCTAGACGGGGACTGATGGCCCGGACCTGCCCTTTCCCCTCCCAAACAGGGCAGCTGATCGCAGGCGGCTCGGAGATTTTCTCCAGGGCCCCAGTGTAACCGCCCACATCACCGGCCTCACAGGGTCTGGTCCCGGCTCAGCCTGCCCTTCCCTGTGCCTGTGCGTCCCtacctctgccccagcccagtcctgcttccctttctccgTGCTGTCTCTCTGGGGTTGTCTCtggtctcctttctccctcccttcctttctcctgtttctgtctccctctctccaccttattcttctctctgccttttgGTTTCTCCCCCTCTGGGCCTTGGCCTCTGGTCCGCACAGGAGGTTGAATGTTTTCCCCTTGACCAAGGCCGGCAGGGCCCTTTGTAGCTAGGGCCGGCCAGGTTGACACCAGTGCCCAGTTTGGGGCCAGGCTGACCTCTGGGCCAGAGCagctcactgtctcctctcctggtCCCTGCCTCGCGTTCACCTGTCCCGTTCGTGTCCAGCTTTCCTTGCCTCTGTtatgtttccttctctcctttggcCTTGTGGGCCGGTGGTTTTTCCTGCCAGTCCATTTCCATCTCATGCCCTCtgtgctgtctctgtctctgagtctTTATCTCTGGGTTTCAGTGTCATCCCCAGTCTGGCTGCTGAGTGCAGCCTCACTGTAGCAGGGGGAGACCACAGAAGTGGCCACAGCGATCACCTCTCTGTCAGGACCCAGGCCtgggagggtgggcaggggcagCACTGGGTATCGGGGGCCTGCCAGcttgggtgtggggggagggttgCAGGGAAGGGGCACTTTCCCCTTCCAGCCCACAGCCCCCCTCTGCTCAGCCACAATTTTCCTTTCCTCACTTCCTccgcctccctctccttcttctgttTATACTCCCCAAATACACACAGTCTGTTATCATGGGTCCTGAGTCATCCCACACACACAGGCTGCCCCTGGTGTCTGCCCCCAGCCAGCCACAGGACCTGCCCCACGGAGCCCCCTGCCTCCTCGGGCTAATGGGAGCCAGATGGCCGCCTGGTGACTCAGCCATGGCCTGTGGGAACCCAGGCGTCCCGCCTTCCCATGCCCCCACACCCAGCTCATGCTCCCCCAGTAGACACACATGGAAAAGGGCGTCTGCTGGAGGAGGGCACGGCCAAGGGTCAGGGAGGTGGGGCCTGGGGACATCTCAGTCCTCTGCGCAGGAGTGGTGGCATCCTTCAACAGCCAAGTCTGAAGGACCCTCCAAGCTGCCTCTTTGGGCATGTGGTCCAGAGTGAGCGGAGACCGCAAGGCCTCCCAGGGCCACGGCTCTTGACCCCTAGGCCTCAGCTCTGCCCTCCGGGTCATCCAGAATTagagccagacacagaaagtgAGAGCTGGATGGGGGCCAAGGGACACTCAGGCTGTTCAGTGagatttataacaataaaaggaaagttcTGGCTTCTGAACAGTTCTGTTCTGTGCCAGGCCCAAGTGAGGTGCCTGACAACTGCATGGAACCCTCCAGACGTCCCTGTGGACTAGGGACTCAGCTCGTAGGTCCAGGGAGCCCAGGGAGGAGAGTGGCAATCAGAGATGGAAATGCAAGTTTAGAACCAGAAGTCCTCGAGAGCTCCCTGCTAGCCTGCCTGCCAGCTGTCGGGCCACTCAGAGTGGACAGGTGCACAAAGTCCTCAACTGGGATTGGAGAGTGGTTGATAACAGCAGCTGACGCTTTAGGGGCCCTCCTCCAGCACCAGGCGCCGTCTTCCACGCAGACATGACTGAATCATCTTGGAGACTTCGGTACGAGTCAACCATTACAGGTTCCTGTGCGCCCTGTGCTATCAGCATTGATAATCCACCTCCCAGAGGAGGCCCAAAataatccagccaggtgggctcAGAGGAGAGATGTTTGTCTCTGGTACTTGCGCTTATTCCGTCAGGTGAGTGCGTTCATATTACAGGCATCGACCCCTGGTGCTCATTTTTCACCACTCATCATTCGGTCATTAAATTTCTGATAGATCCTGGCCTGATAAtgcggttggttagagcattgttccaatatgccaaggttgcaggttcaatcccagtcagtgcacatacaagaagcaaccaatgaatgcataaatacacgGAACAAACCcgtgtttctccttttctctctaaaactcaatttaaaaaagttaaatttgtGATATACTTTGccatacataaatttattttttttaagtgatgagAGACACAGCAATTGAGTAAGAATGAGGGTGAGGCAGATGGTGGAAACAGGAGCAACTGTAGCTGAGACGGAGGTGGAGCCAGAACCAGTCAAGAGGGATGGAGAGACTCATCCCCTGGGTCACGGCCTCAGAGCAGCTGAGACCTGGAGGTGGCCGAGTGGCCTGTCCCTCGCTCCCGCTCCCATGCCTGGTGTTGGGGTGGGTGGAGAGGCTGAGTCAGGGAGGGGGGAGCCCTTCCATGTGTATCCGGTCCCCACCCCTCAGTCTCCTGTCTGTCCTGGCCCCTGCTGgctgccacccccaccctcacgtCTGACACCTCTGTGTGTCCTGCCAAAGCTGACAACCAGCTCCCTCCACCACCTGCCTGCTCTGCCCTCTGTcctgctttctctttcctccgTCTCCCGCCCTCCTCAGtcacccttcctttctgtctgcacCTCTCTGGTTGTCACCGTCTCCCCTcagtcccttctcttcctccttgttcttcctgggcctctgcctctctccctggtcATTCCCTGCATCTCAGGCCTGAGCTTCCGTCACTCTCATgatcccctctcccccctgcccTTCTGTCAGGGCCTCCCTCTGTCACTCCTGCGCCTCTTTGCCCTCATTTTTTCCTATGCCCCTCCCTGCTGTCTCAGCCAGCCCCCCTCGCCCCATCTCAGTCTCTGTCCACCCTCCTGTGGCTGCCAAACCCTGGGAAGCCTAGAGAGGGTGTCCAGGTTAGAGGCTCACTGGTGGTCCCTGGGATCCCAGAATCAGGGGTTGCCCCCACCCAGAAACGGGACAGGAAGGGGCAGTGAGGTTGTGGCCTGTCTGGCCAGAAGGAAGTGTCTGTGCTGTGGCCTGTTCACCCCTCCCCAACTGGCCCCCAGGACTTGTCGGGCTGCCGCCGCCCCCAGGCTAGGACAGAGTAAACACTGCCACAGGCAGCCTGGGATATTTATACCAAGAGCTGGGCATGGGTCCAGTGCCCAccgcagcccctgccctgccctgctcgcCACAGCCAGCTCCGAGCCAGCGTGGCACCAGCCAGCAAGGGGACATACCGCAGATGTGGCCTCCACTCAGCACGGAGGCCACCAGGTATGCTGCCCTGGATACCAGAGGCTTCACTGAAGACGCATGATGTCCCCCTCCCCTGGAAACACCAGCACAAAGTGCTctgaacacaaacacacacactgccGAGAACTTGAAATGCCCTTGAAGGCGATGCAAAATTGAAACACACAACTGTTCACTCACTGAAGCCACCAGCCCATACGTGGGGACATAATACAGATgccacctgcacacacacatacacacacactggaagAACAACAGCTTGCGTGCTGGAAACACAGCCTGTAGACACACAAACATGTTAGAACACCAGTGGCACACACACTGGTCACAAAGTGTAACTCAGGAACAGCTCACCCACTAACTCTAAGAACTGTCACACATACACCCTGAAAAGAGCTTGTGTAAAACAAAACACAGCACTTAGAAACACAtcttttcgccctggccggttggctcagcggtagagcgtcggcctagcatgcggaggacccgggttcgattcccggccagggcacacaggagaagtgcccatttgcttcacccctccgccgcgctttcctctctgtctctctcttcccctcccgcagccaaggctccattggagcaaagatggcccgggcgctggggatggctctgtggccgctgcctcaggcgctagagtggctctggtcgcaacatggcgacgccctggaggggcagagcatcgccccctggtgggcagagcgtcgccccatggtgggcgtgcggggtggatcccggtcgggcgcatgcgggagtctgtctgactgtctctccctgtttccagcttcagaaaaatgaaaaaaaaaaaaacaacacatcttTTCagcctctggccagttggctcaaaaGTAGAGCATCGgcgtggtgtgtggaagtcctgggttcaattcccagtcggggcacacaggagaagtgaccatctgctccactcctcccccctctctctcttcttctcctgcagccatggctccagtgcttagagcaagttggccccaggcactgagagcgactccatgacctcacctcaggtgctgaaatagctctgattgccaagcaacagtgcagagcatcaccctgtagggggcttgcctgggtggatcctggtccaggtgcatgtgagagtctgtctctgtcccctg
This window contains:
- the CCDC97 gene encoding LOW QUALITY PROTEIN: coiled-coil domain-containing protein 97 (The sequence of the model RefSeq protein was modified relative to this genomic sequence to represent the inferred CDS: inserted 2 bases in 1 codon), with amino-acid sequence MPVPSRPLDEVEAVEGVPRVPDDDPPGAENTAVSAMLHAVAASRLPVCSQQQGEPDLTEQEKVAILGQLYHEKPLVFLERFRTSLREXGFGHLHGDHRADFYCAEVARQGTARPRTLHTRLRNRRYAALRELIQGGEYFSDEQMRFRAPLLYEQYIGQYLSQEELSARIPAHKPPTPGSPSTPTCPLSDLLLQSYQERELQQWLLQQQEEEEEEEDSDKEVQSPGKDSEAWVPDSEERLILREEFTSRMHQRFLDGKDGDFDYSTVDDNPDFDNLDIVAQDEEERYFDEEEPEDAPSPELDGD